From the Lactobacillus sp. PV034 genome, the window CTACAACAAAGTCAATCTTTTTCTTTGGTTCAAAACCATGTTCTTTTAAAATTAACATACCGTAGTATGCAGCAAGAGATGGCCCCTTGTCATCAGCACTACCACGACCGTAGATTTTGCCATCTTTGATAGTCATTTTGAAAGGATCAGTCTTCCAGCCATCACCAGCAGGAACAACATCCATGTGACCAATGATACCTACACGCTTATCGCCTTCACCGTAATTGATACGACCAGCATAGTTATCAAAGTTTTCTGTATCAAAGCCATCACGTTTAGCAAATGAGAGAAACTTCTTCATTGCTTTAACAGGTCCTGGTCCTACAGGATATTCCTTACTTGCTTCATCTAAATTTTCGGCAGAATCAATTGCAATTAATTCACCTAGATCTCTTAGAATGTCATCTTTCTTTTCTTTAGCTAATTTTTTATAATCTAGTTCCATAATTAACTCCTTTATTAATTATTGTCTATCATTATATATTATTGCATTTTCAGCTCGATAAGTATTCCAAAAATTGAAACTTACAACTCTATTGTGAGTTAAAGTTGGGAAAAGAGCAATATTTGTGGCTTGTGAACTTTTAGGTAGTTGGCGATATTCTTTAAAGGTAAGTGAATTTGAATTAAACAAACCATAATATAAGATGTCAGTTGCTTTAACCCAACCTTGTTTTGTTAAAATCCAATTAATTTTTTCACCGCCGTTAACTGCTAGAATCTGATATTTTTGGTTGGGATTTAAGGAAGATGTTAAATGAGAGTTTTGAGTAGGTTGTTGATAAGTTTGAGCTAATTTAGTTTTAGATATGACTTGTAAGTTCCAATAAGGTAGAACATTTTTAGGATCTAAATCTAAACTAACGGCATCGGCAGGAACGAATTCTTTATCACCGATTTGATAGAAAATTTTATTATCATTTACAACAGCTGAAGAAACGTGAACAGGTTGTAAGAAATTAAGTGATTCATTAGTTTTAGTTTGAATATATGGATTTTCGGTACTATTAAGAGGGGCGCGCCCGAAATAGTAGCCATCTTTATTGATACTATACTTTTTAGTTCCGTCTTTAGCTAACTTGTACTTATATCCAGTTGCTGGGAAGTTGGTTACGACACCATCAATATCATTATTAATGAGCCAGTTCCATAATTTAGGTGATTCATTCATCTCAGCCCAGACAAAAACTTTTTTATCTAATTTATGGAGTTGGCTAATTAAATCAGGATTATCAGTAATAAGATCCGAAGAAATGTTTACACCATTAACATAAGAAAGTACTTCAAAGTTAATTCGCTTAAGAG encodes:
- a CDS encoding glycerophosphodiester phosphodiesterase — its product is MKVKHLSFFTLILTIIFVFNSGFLVIGHRGNPSKYPEETIQSDNSAFEDGADYVELDLHVSKDNILVVSHDRDLSRVVGSSVIVSQNNFNYLHSLTQPNGEHIISLDQLFQYYKNKPKTKFLIETKKTSHGYPKNMEDLLAKSIKKYHMQDRVMIHSFSASSLEKMSKLLPSVPRFFIVGSLKRINFEVLSYVNGVNISSDLITDNPDLISQLHKLDKKVFVWAEMNESPKLWNWLINNDIDGVVTNFPATGYKYKLAKDGTKKYSINKDGYYFGRAPLNSTENPYIQTKTNESLNFLQPVHVSSAVVNDNKIFYQIGDKEFVPADAVSLDLDPKNVLPYWNLQVISKTKLAQTYQQPTQNSHLTSSLNPNQKYQILAVNGGEKINWILTKQGWVKATDILYYGLFNSNSLTFKEYRQLPKSSQATNIALFPTLTHNRVVSFNFWNTYRAENAIIYNDRQ